The Palleronia sp. THAF1 genome contains the following window.
AAGATGAAGCTGATGTCGTTGCCCCGGATTTTGCGCAGGGTCTTTTCCGACGCGCCCACCATTTCCTGATCGCCGTAGCGGATCGAGCCGTCGGTATGGGCGGAACCCGGCAGCAGGTCGACCGAGGACAAAGCAGTGACGGACTTGCCAGAGCCGGATTCGCCCACAAGGGCGACGGTCTCGCCTTTTTTCACTTCGAAGGACACGCCGCGCACGGCGTGCGTTTCGGCGCCGTCCTGACGAAAGCGGACGTTCAGGTCACGGACGGTAAGGACGGCGGTCACTGGAACGTCTTTCTCGGGTCGAACGCGTCGCGGATGCCCTCGAAGATGAAGACCAGCAGCGACAGCATGATCGCGAAGGTGAAGAAGGCGGTGAAGCCGAGCCACGGGGCCTGCAGGTTCTGCTTGGCTTGGAGTGTCAGTTCCCCCAGCGACGGGGCGGACGACGGCAGGCCGAAGCCCAGGAAGTCGAGCGAGGCCAACGTGCTGATCGTGCCGGTGATGATGAAGGGCAGCATCGTGACGGTCGCGACCATGGCGTTGGGCAGCATGTGGCGGAACATGATCGTCCAGTTTGACACGCCAAGCGCACGGGCGGCGCGGACATATTCGAAATTGCGGGCGCGCAGGAATTCGGCGCGGACAACGCCCACGAGCGCGGGCCAGCCAAACAGGACTGTCACGAAGACCAGCAACCAGAATCCGCGCCCTAAAATCGCGAAGAGGATGATGATGACGTAGAGTGACGGGGTAGAGACCCAGATCTCGATGAACCGCTGAAAGATCAGATCGGTCCAGCCGCCGAAGAAACCCTGCACGGCCCCTGCAAGGATGCCGATGATCGAGGTCAGGACCGTCACGATCAGCGTGAACAGGATCGACAGGCGGAAGCCGTAGATCACCCGTGCGGCCACATCCCGCGCCGTGTCGTCGGTGCCAAGGATATGCGCGCTGTCGGGGGCCGAAGGGGCCGCGCCACCGATGTCGTTGATGGTGTCGTAGCTGTAGGGGATCGGCGGCCACAGAAGCCAACCGGCCTGCGCGCCTTCGGCCACGGTGCCTTCGTCGATGATGCCTTCGGGGTCGTCGAAGCAATCCTCCAGCCCGCCGGACTTGATCAGGCACTGCACCTCGATATCGGCGTAGACGGCCTCTGACCGGAAATCCCCGCCGAACGCCGTTTCGGGGTAGAAGCTGAAGATCGGCGCGCGCAGCTCCCCGTCGTAGCTGACGAGGATGGGTTTGTCGTTGGCGATGAACTCGGCAAATAGCGACAGGCCGAAGATGATCGCGAACAGGATCAACGACCAGAACGCCCGCCCGTTGCGCCGGAAATTACGCCAGCGGCGTTCGTTGAGCGGCGACAGGTAGCGACGACGGCGCTTTGGGCTGACCGGCGGCGGGGCGTCGTGGCCGGGCGATGGCGTCGGCGGCGGGCCTTCCAGATCGGGCGCGGTCGCACCGTGAGAGAGTTGGTCGTAGTTCGTCATCTCACCCTTCCCGCGATTCGAAGTCGATGCGGGGGTCGACGAAGACATACATCAGGTCGGACAGGATGCCGACGATCAGGCCGATCAGGCCGAAGAAGAACAGCGTGCCGAAGATCACCGGGTAGTCGCGTGCGACAGCCGCTTCGAACCCCAATCGGCCCAGACCGTCGAGCGAGAAGATCGTTTCGATGATCAGGCTGCCGCCGAAGAATACGCCGATGAACACCGCCGGGAAGCCCGCGATGATGATGAGCATCGCGTTGCGGAAGACGTGGCCATAGAGGACCGTCGACTCCTTCAGACCCTTGGCGCGCGCGGTCACGACGTATTGCTTCTTGATCTCGTCCAGAAAGCTGTTCTTGGTCAGCAGCGTCAGCGTTGCGAAGGCGCTGATGGTGGAAGCGGCGACCGGCAAGGCGATGTGCCATAGATAGTCACCTACCTTGCCGAGAAGGGACAGCTGGTCGAAGTTGTCTGACGTTAGGCCCCTAAGCGGGAAGATCTGGAAGTAGGACCCGCCCGCGAACAGAACCAACAGCAGAATCGCGAACAGGAAGCCGGGGATCGCGTAGGCGACGATGATCAGCGCGCTGGTCCATGTGTCGAAGCTGGACCCGTCGCGCACCGCCTTGCTGATGCCCAGGGGGATCGACACGAGGTAGGCGATCACTGTCGACCAAAGACCCAGCGTGATAGACACTGGCAGCTTTTCGACCACGAGTTCCAACACGCCGATGGACCTGAAGTAACTCTCACCGAAATCGAAGCGGATGTAGTTCCACATCATACCGACGAAGCGCTCCAACGGTGGTTTGTCGAAGCCGAACTCGCGTTCCAACTCTGCGATGAACTCTGGCGGCAGGCCGCGTGCGCCTGCGTATTCGCTGTCCGACGATCCGGCGGCAGAGAAGTCCTCTCCGGGACTCGTCGCACC
Protein-coding sequences here:
- a CDS encoding ABC transporter permease → MTNYDQLSHGATAPDLEGPPPTPSPGHDAPPPVSPKRRRRYLSPLNERRWRNFRRNGRAFWSLILFAIIFGLSLFAEFIANDKPILVSYDGELRAPIFSFYPETAFGGDFRSEAVYADIEVQCLIKSGGLEDCFDDPEGIIDEGTVAEGAQAGWLLWPPIPYSYDTINDIGGAAPSAPDSAHILGTDDTARDVAARVIYGFRLSILFTLIVTVLTSIIGILAGAVQGFFGGWTDLIFQRFIEIWVSTPSLYVIIILFAILGRGFWLLVFVTVLFGWPALVGVVRAEFLRARNFEYVRAARALGVSNWTIMFRHMLPNAMVATVTMLPFIITGTISTLASLDFLGFGLPSSAPSLGELTLQAKQNLQAPWLGFTAFFTFAIMLSLLVFIFEGIRDAFDPRKTFQ
- a CDS encoding microcin C ABC transporter permease YejB — translated: MGAYILRRLLLIIPTLFGIMVVNFVLTQFVPGGPIEQVIARMEGGGDVFSNFSGGGATSPGEDFSAAGSSDSEYAGARGLPPEFIAELEREFGFDKPPLERFVGMMWNYIRFDFGESYFRSIGVLELVVEKLPVSITLGLWSTVIAYLVSIPLGISKAVRDGSSFDTWTSALIIVAYAIPGFLFAILLLVLFAGGSYFQIFPLRGLTSDNFDQLSLLGKVGDYLWHIALPVAASTISAFATLTLLTKNSFLDEIKKQYVVTARAKGLKESTVLYGHVFRNAMLIIIAGFPAVFIGVFFGGSLIIETIFSLDGLGRLGFEAAVARDYPVIFGTLFFFGLIGLIVGILSDLMYVFVDPRIDFESREG